The Cellulosimicrobium sp. ES-005 genome segment CAGCCACGCGCCGTCGGGCCTGCCTCTCGCGCGGCCCCAGTTCCGGCGAGAGGCGATGGTGCCGGGCCGGGCCCGGCACAGACGATCGTCACACCAACCGGCGAACCGTGCGCGCTGCGCACCCGCGCTAGCCCCCCAGAAGACGCCGAACACGACATCGCTGCCGTTATCCGGGCGATAACGGCAGCAATGTCGTGTTCGAGGGCGAGCAGGGTCGTGCTCGCTGGCGTCGGGTTACCAGGACGCGTTGCGGGCGAGCTCGAGCGCGACGTCCTGCCACCACTGTCCGGCGGGCGGCCCGCCGTTGCACGACCCGTCGCTCTCGCCGGGCAGCTTGACCCAGAGCAGGGCGTCCAGGTGCGTGCCGTCGTCGACCGCGCGTGGCGGGTCGCCCAGCGCGCGACCGCGGGGGTTGCACCACTCACCATTGCTCCCGTTGCCGTTGCGGGACGTGTCGACGACGAACGACACGTCGCCGCCGAGCAGCGCCGCGACCTGCTCGCCGTACGCGCGCGACTCGGCCGTCGTGCGGTAGTTCGACGTGTTGAGCGCGAACCCGACGGCGTCGTCGAGGCCCACCTGCTGGAGGCGGGCCGCGGCGGTCGCCGGGCTCAGCCACGCGGAGTGACCCGCGTCGATGTAGACGCGCGCGCCGGCGTCGGTCAGGATGCGGGCGGCGTCGCGCAGCATGCCGACGCGGTCGCCCTGGCCGGAGCAGTCGCCGAGCTGGGCGAGCGCGTCGGGCTCCAGGACGACCCACGGCTCGCCGACGATGCCGGACGCGACCGTCTGGACCCAGCTCCGGTACGCCGCCTCGGCGGTGCCGCCGCCCGAGTGCGAGCCGCAGTCGCGACCGGGGATCGCGTAGATCGTCAGGAGCGGCGTCGCTCCCTCGGCCGCGGCGGCGCTCGTGAACGCGGCGACCTTCGCGCGCGACACCTGCGCGTCCGCGTCGGTGACCCACGTCGACTGGGGCGTGAGCGCGATCTTCGCGAGCAGGTCCCGGTCCGTGCCCGACGCCGCCTGCCAGGCCTCCCACGCCTGGTTCGTCTCGTCCACGTGGAACGTCACGTCGTCCGGCGTCTCGGGGGGATCGGTGGGGTCCGGCGGGTCGGTGGGGTCGGGTGGGACGTCGCCGCCGCACGCGACGCCGTCGAGCGTGAAGCTCGCGGGCACGGCCGGGGCGGACGTGGCCGTGCCCACGAGGCCGAACGAGGCGCTGCCGCCCGTGGCGAGCGACGCGTTCCAGCCCACGTCGCCCACGGTGACCCGGCCGCCGTCGCGCCCGAGCGTGCCGTTCCAGAGCTGGCTGATGCTCTCGCCCGCCGGCAGGTCCCAGGCCAGCTCCCAGCCTGAGCGCGGGGCGCCGAGGTTCGTGACGGTGACGTCGGCCTGGAAGCCGCCGGACCACGCGCTCGTGATGCGGTAGTCGACCGTGCAGGCCGCGGAGGGCGCGGCCGCGTGGGTCGTCGCGAGCGCCGCGCCGGCGGTCGCCGTGGCGCCCAGCGTCGCGAGGGTCGCGACGGCGGCGACGAGCGTCGCCGCACGGGGTCGTCGGGTGGGGGAGGTCGGTCTCATGCTCGGGGCTCCGTCGCCTCGGGGTCAGGACACCGCCACGGTAGGGACTGTCGGGGAGCGGCCGGGAGGGTGCGAAACGTTTCGCACTGCGGCGCGTCGTGCTCCATAGGTTCGCTGCGAGGGTATGGTCGTCGCCATGGCATCCAGACCGCTCCAGGAACCCGCGTTCCTCGTCCTGTCCGCGCTCGCGGCCGGTCCGCTGCACGGGTACGGCATCGCGCAGGACGTCGAGTCCAGCTCCGACGGCCGCGTGACGCTGCGCGCCGGGACGCTCTACGGCGCGATCGACCGGCTCGTCGCCGCCGGGCTCGTCGAGGTCGACCGCGAGGAGGTCGTCGACTCGCGCCTGCGCCGCTACTACCGGCTCACCACGGAGGGCGGGACGCGCCTCGCCGCAGAGGCCGAGCGTGCCGAGGCCCAGGCGCGCCGCGCGCTCGAACGCCTCGGCGCCCGCCGTCGCGCGACCGCGGTGGCGCGCGACGGCGTCGCGGCGCGCCCCGCCCGCGGCGTCGCGGGAGGTCTCGCCGACGGCGGGGCGGTGCCGGCATGAGCGGGGACCGCGGGGGCCGCCCCGGCGCGGCGGGCGACGGGGTGACGGCCGCTCCTGCCGCGGCGAGCCCGACGGCGGAGCCCGGCCCGACGGTGCTCGTCGCCCCCGTGCTCGTGCGGGACTACCGCCGACTCCTGCGGCTCTTCCCGTACACGTACCGACGGGCGCACGAGGCCGAGATGCTCGGTCACCTGCTCGACGGCGCGCGGCCGGGGCGGTCGCGCCCGACCCGGGCCGAGCGGTGGGACCTGCTGCGCGCCGCCGCCCGCGAGTGGGCGCTCGCGCCGCTGGGCTCGACGCCGCGGCAGCGGCGGGCGGCGACCGGGCTGCTGTTCGTGCTGCTCCCGGCGGTGCTCGTGGTCATGGCGGTGCGCGTCCTCGCGTTCGCTGCCGCGATCGTCCGGGCGATGCTCGGCCCGGACGGCGGCGCGCCGCTCGCGGCGACCGTCCCGACGGCGCCGATGTGGGCCCTGTGGATCGCGGCGGTCGCCCTCACGCTCGTCGGGGCGCGACGCGTCGGCCTCGTGGTCGCGGTGCTCGCCGCCGGGGCGGGCGTGGCCGCGCTCGTCGGGTCGGTCGCTGCGGGCAGCGCCTATGCCGCGTACCTCGACGCACCGTGGGTCGTCGGGCTCGTCGCGTACGCGGGGGTGCTCGCCGCGGGACGGACGTGCCGGGTCGGCGCCGAGCCGGTCGCGCTCCGGGCGGCGACGGTCTGGGCCATGGCGCTGGTCCTCGGCGCCTTCGTCGCGGCGACCTCCGCCGACGCGGCGCACCTCGGGATGCCGTGGTGGTCGGGTGGCGCCCTGGTCTCGTGGACGCTTCAGGCGCTCGCCGTACCGGTCGTCCTGCTCCTCGGCGTCGCCCTCCTGTGGCGCCGGACGCGCCAGGCGGTCCCGGTGCTCGGCGGTCTCGCGGTCGCCGTGCTGCTGAGTCGCTCGACCTTCTTCTGGTCCGGCACGGTGAGCATCCAGACGGCGGACCTCGGGAACGTCGTCGGCCTCCTGGCGATCGCCGCCGCGGCGACGCTCGTGCTGCGCTGGGTCGTCAACCGTCTCGACGAGCTCTCCGAGGCGCGCGCCGCGCACGGGGCTCTGCTCGCCGCGACGGGAGGCACGCCGCACCCGGACGCGCCGCACCCGGGCGAGCCGACCGCCGTCTGACACCTGCGCCGCCGAGAACGACGCTGCGCGCTCGCGAGAACGACATGAGGGTCGTTATCCACCGGATAACGGCCCTCATGTCGTGTTCGGCGCGGGGCTGGGTCAGTCCAGGTAGGCCGTCACCAAGCGGGCCGCC includes the following:
- a CDS encoding glycoside hydrolase family 6 protein; amino-acid sequence: MRPTSPTRRPRAATLVAAVATLATLGATATAGAALATTHAAAPSAACTVDYRITSAWSGGFQADVTVTNLGAPRSGWELAWDLPAGESISQLWNGTLGRDGGRVTVGDVGWNASLATGGSASFGLVGTATSAPAVPASFTLDGVACGGDVPPDPTDPPDPTDPPETPDDVTFHVDETNQAWEAWQAASGTDRDLLAKIALTPQSTWVTDADAQVSRAKVAAFTSAAAAEGATPLLTIYAIPGRDCGSHSGGGTAEAAYRSWVQTVASGIVGEPWVVLEPDALAQLGDCSGQGDRVGMLRDAARILTDAGARVYIDAGHSAWLSPATAAARLQQVGLDDAVGFALNTSNYRTTAESRAYGEQVAALLGGDVSFVVDTSRNGNGSNGEWCNPRGRALGDPPRAVDDGTHLDALLWVKLPGESDGSCNGGPPAGQWWQDVALELARNASW
- a CDS encoding PadR family transcriptional regulator: MASRPLQEPAFLVLSALAAGPLHGYGIAQDVESSSDGRVTLRAGTLYGAIDRLVAAGLVEVDREEVVDSRLRRYYRLTTEGGTRLAAEAERAEAQARRALERLGARRRATAVARDGVAARPARGVAGGLADGGAVPA